The Deinococcus koreensis genome window below encodes:
- the yjjX gene encoding inosine/xanthosine triphosphatase translates to MSAIVGSTSPAKVRAVQAVFGTLWPGLPVRGIDARSGVPEQPIGVAQTRRGAVNRARAALREPGATWALGLEGGVRFSSRGEAWLFGVVAVAQAQNQIQAPVQGGGTLHHTRSAELRLPAQVAARIRAGEELGPLMDELLGTVEIKKGVGTVGAFTRGLVTRPQVWQQTVALALAPLLTPELYRSAEPPS, encoded by the coding sequence ATGAGCGCGATCGTGGGCAGCACCAGCCCGGCCAAGGTGCGCGCGGTGCAGGCCGTTTTCGGCACCCTCTGGCCAGGGCTGCCGGTGCGGGGGATAGACGCCCGGAGCGGCGTGCCCGAGCAGCCGATCGGCGTAGCCCAGACGCGGCGCGGCGCCGTGAACCGGGCCCGCGCCGCCCTGCGGGAGCCTGGCGCCACCTGGGCGCTGGGTCTGGAAGGCGGGGTGCGCTTCTCCAGCCGGGGCGAGGCCTGGCTGTTCGGCGTCGTGGCGGTGGCCCAGGCCCAGAACCAGATTCAGGCCCCCGTGCAGGGCGGCGGAACACTCCACCACACCCGCTCAGCCGAGCTGCGCCTGCCCGCGCAGGTGGCCGCCCGCATCCGCGCCGGCGAGGAACTGGGGCCGCTCATGGATGAGCTGCTGGGCACGGTGGAGATCAAGAAGGGGGTCGGCACCGTGGGCGCGTTCACGCGGGGACTGGTCACCCGGCCGCAGGTCTGGCAGCAGACCGTGGCCCTGGCCCTCGCGCCGCTACTGACTCCGGAGCTGTACCGCTCGGCCGAGCCCCCGTCCTGA
- a CDS encoding ABC transporter permease has product MTVTRQPVGDARPASTAPSRLRVLSWQALGLLIIVGLWWLVTDGLKLYPPYVFPSPRAVWTEVAYGLWGTGPQDGKLLGAIGGSLRRVLVGYVIAVLLGGVVGLLMGAWQPLRATLGAYLTGIQSVPSIAFVPFAILFLGLNERAVLFVVILEGFIPVALAVSGALLNVPPALRVAGRTLGARGVGLTLRVLLPAAIPSVLTGLRTAWSFAWRALVGGELLIAGAKSLGEQLEVGRNTANVGLVLATIIIIGIIGGLFDLLLRTVESRVRRDYGLEVPQ; this is encoded by the coding sequence GTGACCGTGACCCGTCAGCCCGTGGGCGACGCCCGCCCGGCCAGCACGGCCCCCTCCCGCCTGCGCGTGCTGAGCTGGCAGGCGCTGGGCCTGCTGATCATCGTGGGCCTGTGGTGGCTGGTGACCGATGGGCTCAAGCTCTACCCGCCCTACGTGTTCCCCAGCCCGCGCGCCGTCTGGACGGAGGTCGCCTACGGGCTGTGGGGCACCGGGCCGCAGGACGGCAAGCTGCTGGGCGCCATCGGCGGAAGCCTGCGCCGGGTGCTGGTGGGCTACGTGATCGCCGTGCTGCTGGGCGGCGTGGTCGGCCTGCTGATGGGTGCCTGGCAGCCCCTGCGGGCCACGCTGGGCGCCTACCTCACCGGCATCCAGAGCGTGCCCAGCATCGCCTTCGTGCCCTTCGCCATCCTGTTCCTGGGCCTGAACGAACGCGCCGTGCTGTTCGTGGTCATTCTGGAGGGCTTCATTCCGGTGGCCCTGGCGGTGTCAGGCGCGCTGCTGAACGTGCCCCCCGCGCTGAGGGTCGCGGGCCGCACCCTGGGTGCCCGTGGCGTGGGGCTGACCCTGCGCGTGCTGCTGCCCGCCGCGATTCCCAGCGTGCTCACCGGCCTGCGAACGGCCTGGAGCTTCGCCTGGCGCGCCCTGGTCGGCGGGGAACTGCTGATCGCCGGGGCCAAGAGCCTGGGCGAGCAGCTGGAGGTCGGGCGCAACACCGCGAACGTGGGGCTGGTGCTGGCGACAATCATCATCATCGGCATCATCGGCGGGCTGTTCGACCTGCTGCTGCGAACCGTGGAAAGCCGTGTGAGGCGCGATTACGGCCTGGAGGTGCCACAATGA
- a CDS encoding response regulator, with amino-acid sequence MTLPIPSLPTPIEILLVEDSEADILLTVEAFAEAGVCNNLTIAHDGVEALEILRGLGDRPRPDVILLDINMPRMNGLELLSELKRDPDFMTIPVIMLTTSAAEEDIMRSYQAFAASYVIKPVEFDRFFQAIQALGRYMLSVVRVPAPDPAAS; translated from the coding sequence ATGACCCTTCCCATTCCTTCCCTTCCCACCCCGATAGAAATTCTGCTGGTCGAGGACAGTGAGGCCGATATCCTGCTCACGGTGGAAGCCTTCGCCGAGGCGGGCGTCTGCAACAACCTGACCATTGCTCACGACGGCGTCGAGGCCCTGGAAATCCTTCGCGGTCTGGGAGACCGGCCGCGCCCCGACGTGATCCTGCTGGACATCAACATGCCCCGCATGAACGGGCTGGAGCTGCTCAGCGAACTCAAGCGCGACCCGGACTTCATGACCATTCCCGTGATCATGCTGACCACCAGCGCGGCCGAGGAGGACATCATGCGTTCCTACCAGGCGTTCGCGGCCAGCTACGTGATCAAGCCGGTGGAATTCGACCGGTTCTTCCAGGCCATCCAGGCGCTCGGCCGCTACATGCTGAGCGTCGTGAGGGTGCCGGCGCCCGATCCGGCCGCGAGCTGA
- a CDS encoding MBL fold metallo-hydrolase: MSWSQQRQVGQVTVTSLTDGQFRLDGGAMFGSVPKTLWERAAPADALNRIRLRINPLLIQLGGENILVESGFWDSGGEKFETIYALERDESVFRGLEGLGLSPEDIHLVINTHLHFDHAGRNVTALGEPTFPHARYVVRERELHDARHTHERSRASYVPETFEPIAAAGLFDLVDGEHELRPGLSVLPLPGHTLGQQGVVLRSGGQTLVYVADLIPTLAHAPLPYIMGYDLYPVTTLETRRRWLGEWFEEGALLCTPHDPDAPFARLQPGPKGGLVAVPDVISTPGPGAPVAEPEE, translated from the coding sequence ATGTCGTGGAGTCAGCAGCGTCAGGTCGGGCAGGTCACGGTCACGAGTCTCACGGACGGGCAGTTCCGCCTGGACGGCGGCGCCATGTTCGGCAGCGTGCCCAAGACCCTCTGGGAGCGCGCCGCGCCGGCCGACGCCCTCAACCGGATCCGCCTGCGGATCAACCCGCTGCTGATCCAGCTCGGCGGCGAGAACATCCTGGTCGAGAGCGGCTTCTGGGACAGCGGCGGCGAGAAGTTCGAGACGATCTACGCCCTGGAGCGCGACGAGTCGGTCTTCCGTGGCCTGGAGGGCCTGGGGCTCTCGCCGGAGGACATCCACCTCGTCATCAACACGCACCTGCACTTCGACCACGCCGGGCGCAACGTCACGGCGCTGGGGGAGCCGACCTTTCCCCACGCCCGCTACGTGGTGCGGGAACGCGAACTCCACGACGCCCGCCACACCCACGAGCGCAGCCGCGCCAGCTACGTGCCCGAGACCTTCGAGCCCATCGCGGCGGCCGGCCTGTTCGACCTGGTCGACGGGGAACACGAGCTGCGCCCCGGCCTGAGCGTGCTGCCGCTGCCGGGGCACACGCTGGGCCAGCAGGGCGTGGTGCTGCGCAGCGGAGGACAGACGCTGGTGTACGTGGCCGACCTGATCCCGACCCTAGCCCACGCGCCGCTGCCGTACATCATGGGCTACGACCTGTATCCGGTCACCACCCTGGAGACCCGCCGGCGCTGGCTGGGGGAGTGGTTCGAGGAAGGCGCCCTGCTGTGTACACCCCACGATCCGGATGCCCCGTTCGCCCGCCTGCAGCCCGGCCCGAAAGGGGGCCTGGTCGCGGTGCCAGACGTGATCTCTACCCCAGGGCCCGGCGCCCCGGTTGCCGAGCCCGAAGAGTGA
- the sat gene encoding sulfate adenylyltransferase, protein MPTLMTEATTLPTPLGGTLVNLIRRPGHDFDPAELRGLPRLELSDRSAADLELIATGAYSPLTGFLGEADYLSVIERMRLSGGTPWSVPITLPVSREDAGRLSGTVVLTHGGQEVGTIEVQERYDARKGFEAREVYRTEDPAHPGVAALYAQGEVNLAGPVTLFAVPRGAFPVHHRTPAEVREVIQARGWRSTVAFQTRNPIHRAHEYLQKVALELVDGLLLHPLVGTTKGDDVPAATRVEAYEVLLEKYYPQARTLLSVYPAAMRYAGPREAIIHALSRRNYGATHFIVGRDHAGVGSYYGTYDAQEIFHAFTAEELGIRILRFEHTFYCRSCGQLVSPRTCPHDSGHHLILSGTKVREKLRAGEDLPAEFTRPEVAEVLRRAYTAQDA, encoded by the coding sequence ATGCCCACGCTGATGACCGAAGCCACGACCCTTCCCACTCCGCTCGGCGGCACGCTGGTGAACCTGATCCGGCGCCCCGGCCACGACTTCGACCCGGCCGAGCTTCGCGGCCTTCCCCGGCTGGAACTCTCAGACCGCTCCGCCGCCGACCTGGAACTCATCGCCACCGGCGCGTACTCGCCCCTGACCGGCTTTCTGGGCGAGGCCGACTACCTCTCGGTGATCGAGCGGATGCGGCTCTCGGGCGGCACCCCCTGGAGCGTGCCCATCACGCTGCCCGTGAGCCGCGAGGACGCGGGGCGGCTGAGCGGAACGGTCGTGCTGACCCACGGCGGCCAGGAGGTCGGCACCATCGAGGTGCAGGAGCGCTACGACGCCCGCAAGGGCTTCGAAGCCCGCGAGGTCTACCGCACCGAAGATCCCGCCCATCCCGGCGTGGCGGCGCTGTACGCCCAGGGTGAGGTCAATCTGGCCGGCCCGGTGACCCTGTTCGCGGTGCCGCGCGGCGCGTTCCCGGTACACCACCGCACGCCCGCCGAGGTGCGCGAGGTGATCCAGGCGCGCGGCTGGCGCTCGACCGTGGCCTTCCAGACCCGCAACCCCATCCACCGCGCCCACGAGTACCTACAGAAGGTCGCGCTGGAGCTGGTGGACGGCCTGCTGCTGCATCCGCTGGTGGGCACCACCAAGGGCGACGACGTGCCCGCCGCCACCCGCGTCGAGGCCTACGAGGTGCTGCTGGAGAAGTACTACCCGCAGGCCCGCACGCTGCTCTCCGTGTACCCGGCGGCCATGCGCTACGCCGGGCCGCGCGAGGCGATCATCCACGCCCTCTCGCGGCGCAACTACGGGGCCACACATTTCATCGTGGGCCGCGACCATGCGGGCGTGGGCAGCTACTACGGCACCTACGACGCCCAGGAGATCTTCCATGCCTTCACGGCCGAGGAACTGGGCATCCGAATCCTGCGCTTCGAGCACACCTTCTACTGCCGGAGTTGCGGGCAACTCGTCAGCCCGCGCACCTGCCCGCACGACTCGGGGCACCACCTGATCCTGAGCGGTACGAAGGTACGCGAGAAGCTGCGTGCGGGCGAGGATCTGCCCGCCGAATTCACCCGCCCCGAGGTGGCCGAGGTGCTGCGAAGGGCCTACACCGCCCAGGACGCCTGA
- a CDS encoding MATE family efflux transporter, with protein sequence MPDQPSSAPPSESIKSPAREIASIAVPVSLEIVIQLVLTFINQVIVGTLGAVAVAAVGLTGSLSFLFFVTLGALSSGTSILIARRAGAGDRAGVNQTLTVTTLLSLGLGGVLTVPVVLYSGPMLALAGGAPDVTALATPYMQVVMLALVPGMLGWVFSGALRSLGHARTPLVATILTVAIESVLAYSLVFGVGPFPRLGVVGAGWAILIANVFKALYLAFQIYGPRRLARVQLPARGGLRAIAAPLLGISAPLAFTEFAWSLGGFLYAAVFARVGTAALAASQIASTLEGIFIVASFGLMSSATVFIGRSLGAGDPHAAREWIRRITRVGLLTALVFGALYALSSVFVPTLFPRVGAEVHQIAVAGILISASAQVFKVRNMIVGGGVLPSAGDGKGVIIGDVVGAFVVGLPLAIVLGLYTPLGVWGVFLARVLEEISKVIIFDWRRRRVDWEQLAREQSGQPLAAAH encoded by the coding sequence CTGCCCGACCAGCCCAGTTCTGCCCCGCCGTCTGAATCGATCAAGTCCCCGGCGCGCGAGATCGCGTCCATCGCCGTTCCGGTCAGTCTGGAGATAGTCATTCAGCTCGTCCTGACCTTCATCAACCAGGTGATCGTGGGGACGCTGGGCGCCGTGGCCGTGGCCGCCGTGGGCCTGACCGGCAGCCTCAGCTTCCTGTTCTTCGTCACGCTGGGGGCGCTGAGCAGCGGCACCAGCATCCTGATCGCCCGCCGCGCGGGAGCCGGCGACCGCGCGGGCGTGAACCAGACCCTGACCGTGACCACCCTGCTCAGCCTGGGGCTGGGCGGCGTGCTGACGGTGCCCGTCGTGCTGTACTCGGGCCCCATGCTGGCGCTGGCGGGCGGCGCCCCGGACGTGACCGCGCTGGCGACCCCCTACATGCAGGTCGTGATGCTGGCGCTGGTGCCGGGCATGCTGGGCTGGGTCTTCAGCGGTGCCCTGCGCAGCCTGGGCCACGCCCGCACGCCGCTGGTCGCCACCATCCTGACCGTGGCGATCGAGAGCGTGCTGGCCTACAGCCTGGTCTTCGGCGTCGGCCCCTTTCCACGGCTCGGCGTGGTCGGGGCGGGCTGGGCCATCCTGATCGCCAACGTGTTCAAGGCGCTCTACCTGGCCTTCCAGATCTACGGGCCGCGCCGGCTGGCCCGGGTGCAGCTGCCGGCCCGGGGCGGCCTGCGGGCCATCGCGGCGCCGCTGCTGGGCATCAGCGCGCCGCTGGCCTTCACGGAGTTCGCCTGGAGCCTGGGCGGCTTCCTGTACGCCGCCGTCTTCGCCCGGGTGGGCACGGCCGCGCTGGCCGCCAGCCAGATCGCCTCGACCCTGGAAGGCATCTTCATCGTGGCCAGTTTCGGGCTGATGAGTTCGGCCACGGTGTTCATCGGCCGCAGCCTGGGCGCCGGAGACCCGCACGCCGCGCGGGAATGGATCCGCCGGATCACCCGCGTGGGCCTGCTGACCGCCCTGGTGTTCGGGGCCCTCTACGCGCTCAGCAGCGTGTTCGTGCCGACGCTGTTCCCCCGGGTCGGGGCAGAGGTTCATCAGATCGCCGTGGCCGGCATCCTGATCAGCGCGAGCGCGCAGGTCTTCAAGGTTCGCAACATGATCGTCGGCGGCGGGGTGTTGCCCAGCGCCGGCGACGGCAAGGGCGTGATCATCGGCGACGTGGTGGGGGCCTTCGTGGTGGGCCTGCCCCTGGCGATCGTGCTCGGCCTGTACACCCCGCTGGGTGTCTGGGGCGTGTTCCTGGCGCGTGTCCTGGAAGAGATCAGCAAGGTGATCATCTTCGACTGGCGCCGCCGCCGGGTCGACTGGGAGCAGTTGGCGCGTGAGCAGTCCGGACAGCCCCTCGCAGCCGCGCACTGA
- a CDS encoding GNAT family N-acetyltransferase, with the protein MSDPSFGLSDNPQAQRFELQIGGKVAGIAEYRPAGPAVMFTHTEIMEGHEGQGLGSRLVEYALGEVRKRGQQVVPMCPFVASYIREHREFVDLVQPGQRAVFGL; encoded by the coding sequence ATGAGCGATCCCTCCTTCGGGCTGAGCGACAACCCCCAGGCCCAGCGCTTCGAACTGCAGATCGGCGGGAAGGTGGCGGGCATCGCCGAATACCGGCCGGCGGGGCCCGCCGTCATGTTCACCCACACCGAGATCATGGAAGGCCACGAGGGACAGGGCCTGGGCTCGCGGCTGGTGGAGTACGCCCTCGGCGAGGTCAGGAAGCGCGGTCAGCAGGTCGTGCCGATGTGCCCGTTCGTGGCGTCCTACATCCGCGAGCACCGGGAGTTCGTCGATTTGGTTCAGCCCGGACAGCGGGCCGTGTTCGGCCTGTAG
- a CDS encoding alpha/beta fold hydrolase, with translation MITEADIRLADGRTLHVYDTGGHGSGHPLTVVWHHGTPNIGSPPEPLFAASTRLGIRWVSSDRPGYGGSTPLPGRSVAAAAADLNAVADALGLERFAVMGHSGGGPHALACAALLPGRVLAVVSGAGLAPYGAGGWTGSRA, from the coding sequence GTGATCACCGAGGCGGACATCCGGCTGGCCGACGGCCGGACGCTGCACGTCTACGACACGGGCGGGCACGGCTCCGGCCACCCGCTCACGGTGGTCTGGCACCACGGCACGCCGAACATCGGCTCTCCCCCTGAACCCCTGTTCGCGGCGTCCACCCGCCTGGGCATCCGCTGGGTGTCCTCCGACCGGCCCGGCTACGGGGGTTCCACGCCCCTGCCTGGCCGGAGCGTCGCCGCCGCTGCCGCCGACCTGAACGCCGTGGCCGACGCCCTGGGCCTGGAGCGCTTCGCCGTGATGGGCCATTCCGGAGGTGGCCCCCACGCGCTGGCCTGCGCCGCGCTGCTGCCTGGGCGCGTGCTGGCGGTGGTCAGTGGGGCGGGGCTGGCCCCTTACGGTGCCGGGGGCTGGACTGGTTCGCGGGCATGA
- a CDS encoding phosphoadenylyl-sulfate reductase produces MRSPEALGPDAGLLSTLTPPAFTPDSDPLEVIRWALAAHPELLMPSAFNLNGVVLIDLAARAGYRGEVVFVDTGYHFPETLATRDRLAARYPQLKFVTLNAGASPEDGQTDPALYAADPDACCAVRKVAPLQDYLRHRGPSALLNARSRDQASTRADIPFVETGGARLKVNPLAHWTREQLEAYAAEHALPVNPLYFDGFLSIGCWICTRAVRPGEDARAGRWAGQGKTECGLWAGNGKL; encoded by the coding sequence CTGCGCTCGCCGGAGGCCCTGGGGCCGGACGCCGGACTGCTGTCCACCCTGACCCCGCCCGCCTTCACGCCGGACAGTGACCCGCTTGAGGTGATCCGCTGGGCGCTGGCCGCCCACCCGGAGCTGCTAATGCCCAGCGCTTTCAACCTGAACGGCGTGGTGCTGATCGACCTGGCGGCGCGGGCGGGCTACCGGGGCGAGGTCGTGTTCGTGGACACCGGCTACCACTTTCCCGAGACGCTGGCGACCCGTGACCGACTGGCGGCGCGCTACCCCCAGTTGAAGTTCGTGACGCTGAACGCGGGCGCCTCGCCCGAGGACGGCCAGACCGATCCCGCGCTGTACGCCGCCGACCCGGACGCCTGCTGCGCGGTGCGGAAGGTGGCGCCGCTGCAGGACTACCTGCGGCACAGAGGCCCCTCCGCGCTGCTGAACGCCCGCAGCCGCGACCAGGCCAGCACCCGCGCCGACATCCCCTTCGTGGAGACGGGCGGCGCCCGCCTGAAGGTCAATCCGCTGGCCCACTGGACGCGGGAGCAGCTGGAGGCCTACGCGGCCGAGCATGCCCTGCCCGTGAACCCGCTGTATTTCGACGGCTTCCTGAGCATCGGCTGCTGGATCTGCACGCGCGCCGTGCGCCCCGGCGAGGACGCCCGTGCGGGCCGCTGGGCCGGCCAGGGCAAGACCGAATGTGGCCTGTGGGCCGGGAACGGCAAGCTGTGA
- a CDS encoding ABC transporter substrate-binding protein has translation MPSTRLRTLRLSRAVSLLTALIATPALAQPATTVRLGFFPNLTHAPALVGLERGTFQKALGAVKLEPKEFVSGTTLSEAFAAGQIDIAYIGPGPAISAATRGMPVQFLAGASEAGAVLVARKDSAIKTYKDLAGKVVSVPSLGNTQDISLRHILSEQNLKSKADGGDVTIVPIPPADTTLAFAGKRADATLVPEPWGAALEAQGHRVIGSEKTVWREGKYPTTILIVNAKFAQANPALVTAFLKAHSEAVAFLTKQPAAAQASVNSELDKLTGAKLDPRVLQRAFARTRFTTALDADALREYAALNVEAGYARTAPDLTPFLRK, from the coding sequence ATGCCATCCACCCGACTCCGAACGCTCCGATTGTCCCGCGCCGTCAGCCTGCTGACGGCCCTGATCGCCACCCCCGCCCTCGCCCAGCCGGCCACCACGGTTCGGCTGGGGTTTTTTCCCAACCTGACCCACGCGCCCGCGCTGGTCGGGCTGGAACGCGGCACCTTCCAGAAGGCGCTGGGGGCCGTGAAGCTGGAGCCGAAAGAATTCGTCTCGGGCACGACCCTGTCTGAAGCCTTCGCGGCGGGCCAGATCGACATCGCCTACATCGGCCCCGGCCCGGCCATCAGCGCCGCCACGCGCGGGATGCCGGTGCAGTTCCTGGCCGGAGCCAGCGAGGCCGGCGCCGTGCTGGTCGCCCGCAAGGACAGCGCCATCAAGACCTATAAAGACCTCGCGGGGAAGGTCGTGTCGGTGCCCAGCCTGGGCAACACCCAGGACATCTCCCTGCGCCACATCCTGAGCGAACAGAACCTGAAATCGAAGGCCGACGGCGGCGACGTGACCATCGTGCCCATTCCGCCCGCCGACACCACCTTGGCCTTCGCAGGCAAGCGGGCCGACGCCACGCTCGTGCCCGAGCCCTGGGGCGCGGCGCTGGAGGCCCAGGGCCACCGGGTCATCGGCAGCGAGAAAACCGTCTGGCGTGAGGGGAAGTACCCGACGACCATCCTGATCGTGAACGCGAAGTTCGCCCAGGCCAACCCGGCACTGGTCACGGCGTTCCTGAAGGCCCACAGCGAGGCCGTGGCCTTCCTGACCAAGCAGCCCGCGGCCGCGCAGGCCTCCGTGAACAGCGAGCTGGACAAGCTGACCGGCGCGAAGCTCGATCCACGGGTACTGCAGCGCGCCTTCGCGCGCACGCGCTTCACGACCGCGCTCGACGCCGACGCGCTCAGAGAGTACGCCGCGCTGAACGTCGAGGCCGGCTACGCCCGGACGGCGCCCGACCTCACGCCGTTCCTGAGGAAGTAG
- a CDS encoding acyltransferase family protein: protein MRYRSLESLRGVAALIVVVHHHLLVFPVLFPTRTGLEGWPAWLTYTPLHLLWAGGESVLFFFLLSGFVLSLPSWRGEALDMVDFVVRRWWRVWVPFMVAVSLAALFAGRLGHEPVLGTSVWFENIWKEAHGSSFIQHVLMLGHMDEGLTQWAFLPVVWSLKWEMWMSLLLPVVLLLARQHTLLVLALCPLLLAAFHTLGGGDLAVTLLRYLAMFVLGAWLARKREPVAAWVGRWPTPVRGLALLGALLLIPVQWYGWQSDFSAQRRTLDDVLTLLGSATLIALALGWAGWRHWLERPPLLWLGRVSYSLYLYHTLVLTLVVRLGSERWPLPWLVLGSFLLTFPVAHLAHRWIEVPALARARRSTPPAAVQPA from the coding sequence ATGAGATACAGGTCGCTGGAGAGCCTGCGCGGCGTCGCGGCGCTGATCGTGGTCGTGCACCATCATCTGCTGGTCTTTCCGGTGCTGTTCCCCACCCGCACGGGCCTGGAGGGCTGGCCCGCGTGGCTCACGTACACGCCGTTGCACCTGCTGTGGGCCGGCGGCGAGTCGGTGCTGTTCTTCTTCCTGCTCTCGGGCTTCGTGCTCAGCCTGCCCAGCTGGCGCGGCGAGGCGCTGGACATGGTGGACTTCGTGGTGCGGCGCTGGTGGCGGGTCTGGGTGCCCTTCATGGTGGCCGTCTCGCTGGCGGCGCTGTTCGCTGGGAGGCTGGGCCACGAACCGGTTCTCGGCACGAGCGTGTGGTTCGAGAACATCTGGAAGGAGGCTCATGGGTCGTCGTTCATCCAGCACGTCCTGATGCTCGGCCACATGGACGAGGGCCTGACCCAGTGGGCCTTCCTGCCGGTGGTCTGGAGCCTCAAGTGGGAGATGTGGATGTCGCTGCTGCTGCCCGTGGTGCTGCTGCTGGCCCGGCAGCACACGCTGCTGGTGCTGGCGCTGTGCCCGCTGCTGCTGGCCGCGTTCCACACCCTGGGCGGCGGCGACCTGGCCGTGACGCTGCTGCGCTACCTGGCGATGTTCGTGCTGGGGGCGTGGCTGGCCCGCAAACGGGAACCCGTCGCGGCGTGGGTCGGGCGCTGGCCGACGCCCGTGCGGGGGCTGGCCCTGCTGGGCGCGCTGCTGCTGATCCCCGTCCAGTGGTATGGCTGGCAGTCGGATTTCAGCGCCCAGCGCCGCACGCTGGACGACGTCCTGACCCTGCTGGGCTCGGCCACCCTGATCGCCCTGGCGCTGGGCTGGGCCGGGTGGCGACACTGGCTGGAGCGTCCGCCGCTGCTGTGGCTGGGCCGCGTCAGCTACAGCCTATACCTGTACCACACGCTGGTGCTGACCCTGGTCGTGCGCCTGGGCAGCGAGCGGTGGCCGCTTCCCTGGCTGGTGCTGGGCTCGTTTCTCCTGACCTTCCCGGTGGCCCACCTCGCGCACCGCTGGATCGAGGTGCCGGCACTGGCGAGGGCACGCCGCTCCACACCCCCCGCGGCCGTCCAGCCGGCCTGA
- a CDS encoding ABC transporter ATP-binding protein — protein sequence MTVSVERERPSIPSAPSTRHAAGTSLTLDGVSYRYAGRAGLGPLDLQVEPGEFLCVVGPSGSGKSTLLSLLAGFLRPQQGQIRLGDQPVQGPHPSLTLVQQEPALFPWLTVAGNVAFGLTRLKKADRAARVQDALKLVGLAGYGARRVHELSGGQRQRVSLARALAVKPGLLLLDEPFSALDIQTRTSLADELLGIWWQQKVTVVFVTHHLDEALHLGQRVIALKDGVVALDARAKGLSVETLRGVLEV from the coding sequence ATGACCGTCAGCGTGGAACGAGAGCGTCCGTCCATCCCCTCAGCGCCCAGCACACGCCACGCGGCGGGCACCAGCCTGACCCTGGACGGCGTGAGCTACCGCTACGCCGGCCGGGCGGGGCTGGGGCCACTGGATCTGCAGGTCGAGCCGGGCGAGTTCCTGTGCGTGGTGGGGCCCTCGGGCAGCGGCAAGAGCACGCTGCTGAGCCTGCTGGCCGGCTTCCTGCGCCCGCAGCAGGGCCAGATCCGGCTGGGCGACCAGCCGGTGCAGGGGCCCCATCCCAGCCTGACCCTGGTGCAGCAGGAGCCGGCCCTGTTCCCCTGGTTGACCGTGGCCGGCAACGTGGCGTTCGGGTTGACCCGGCTGAAGAAGGCGGACAGAGCGGCGAGGGTGCAGGACGCCCTGAAGCTGGTCGGGCTGGCCGGATACGGCGCCCGGCGCGTGCATGAACTCTCGGGCGGTCAGCGCCAGCGCGTCTCGCTGGCCCGGGCCCTGGCGGTCAAACCCGGCCTGCTGCTGCTCGACGAGCCCTTCAGCGCCCTGGACATCCAGACCCGCACCTCGCTGGCCGACGAGCTGCTGGGCATCTGGTGGCAGCAGAAGGTCACCGTGGTCTTCGTCACCCACCACCTGGACGAGGCCCTGCACCTGGGCCAGCGCGTGATCGCCCTGAAGGACGGCGTGGTGGCCCTGGACGCCCGGGCAAAGGGGCTCAGTGTCGAGACCCTGCGCGGCGTGCTGGAAGTGTAG
- a CDS encoding alpha/beta hydrolase — MNPSGEASLRAAAAGRDAKERHEASGPAFDPQMFTPADHAALSGPWSWLNSVLGPALRNGPAGLIDDDLAYVNPWGFDPARIVAPLLLLHGRQDRVVPSSHSEWLARHCPTAELRLLPHDGHLSVLDAGEMALTWLRDRAR, encoded by the coding sequence ATGAACCCGTCGGGCGAGGCGTCCCTGCGGGCAGCGGCAGCCGGCCGGGACGCCAAGGAGCGCCACGAGGCGTCCGGCCCCGCCTTCGACCCGCAGATGTTCACCCCGGCCGACCACGCCGCGCTGTCCGGCCCGTGGTCGTGGCTGAACTCCGTGCTGGGGCCGGCCCTGCGAAACGGCCCCGCCGGGCTGATCGACGACGACCTCGCCTACGTGAACCCCTGGGGCTTCGACCCGGCCCGGATCGTGGCGCCGCTGCTCCTGCTGCATGGCCGCCAGGATCGGGTGGTGCCCAGTTCACACAGCGAATGGCTGGCCCGCCACTGTCCCACGGCCGAGCTGCGTCTGCTCCCGCACGACGGGCACCTGTCGGTGCTCGATGCTGGGGAGATGGCCCTGACCTGGCTTCGAGACCGGGCGAGATAG